One region of Hymenobacter sediminicola genomic DNA includes:
- a CDS encoding ABC transporter substrate-binding protein codes for MRYFSALRLATFCTGLAFAASGQAQQPGRSTTSATPKPATTTAKPTATKATVPPAAAKPVAPAKAGTTTPAKTGSAAATSGKPASSTAPAKAPTATAPKPATTAPVKPTGPPLPANMGSTDFRTRYKNGKTLLDQTRYDLAMQELEPLTAPGNKFDRAPEAAYLYAVAATRAKKWAEAEQMLNLLRSEYAQWPNLPEAFFLQGQASFEQGDFENGLRVLAQLPPDRLVQEAANMKAVYLPRVKDKTTFQNLLKAYPQDAVLGRAFAEKLANGGWYTDADRGQLDQLITQFSLDRTRFTPRPRVLKKSSYNVAVLLPFEFNDPSWETRRKNQFVTDLYAGMRLAQDSLQREGRPVQIFAYDTGADTLQLKQVLALPELASMDMLIGPVYKSGSKILARYAQQKQIVCVNPLSQDGDLVLDNSWHYLFEPSTATQARQAAQFAYTRLGGARTAVVLYEDTKDEASFGQAYKLAYEALGGRVLQLRRINSDVDESLAAGFAGLDLKSVGHLVVASDAKKAGPYTLGLLKAQDARPPLITYSSWLDNNRIGLGQLDARDVYFVHPKFLDKTNLGVRRFRQLYMQRQNLPPSVFAFTGFELLYYFGSQLHQNGTAFQQNLAASGPVSGTVFQGIGYPGGAHDNQYVPLTKLERLEVEILNPVGLR; via the coding sequence ATGCGGTATTTCTCTGCTCTTCGGCTTGCTACTTTTTGCACTGGTCTGGCCTTCGCGGCGTCCGGGCAGGCGCAGCAGCCAGGCCGCTCTACTACCTCAGCTACTCCCAAACCGGCCACCACCACGGCTAAGCCTACTGCTACCAAAGCAACTGTTCCGCCAGCTGCTGCCAAACCCGTTGCGCCTGCCAAAGCCGGCACCACTACGCCCGCCAAAACGGGCAGTGCGGCGGCCACTTCTGGTAAACCAGCTTCCTCTACGGCACCGGCCAAAGCCCCTACGGCCACTGCGCCAAAGCCAGCTACTACGGCACCAGTCAAGCCTACCGGGCCGCCCCTGCCCGCCAACATGGGTTCCACTGACTTCAGGACCCGCTACAAAAACGGCAAAACCCTGCTCGACCAGACTCGCTACGACCTGGCTATGCAGGAGTTGGAGCCTCTCACGGCCCCCGGCAACAAGTTCGACCGTGCCCCAGAGGCCGCATACCTGTATGCAGTAGCGGCTACCCGCGCCAAGAAATGGGCCGAAGCCGAGCAGATGCTCAATCTGCTGCGCAGCGAGTATGCCCAGTGGCCCAACCTGCCTGAGGCGTTTTTCCTACAGGGGCAGGCATCATTTGAGCAGGGCGACTTTGAGAACGGGCTGCGCGTGCTGGCGCAGCTCCCGCCCGACCGTTTGGTTCAGGAAGCCGCCAACATGAAAGCTGTGTACTTGCCCCGCGTGAAGGACAAGACCACCTTTCAGAATCTGCTCAAGGCCTACCCACAGGATGCTGTGCTAGGCCGTGCCTTTGCTGAAAAGCTGGCTAACGGTGGCTGGTATACCGATGCCGACCGGGGCCAGCTTGATCAGCTCATTACCCAGTTTTCGCTGGACCGCACCCGTTTTACTCCGCGCCCACGTGTGCTGAAGAAGAGCAGCTATAATGTGGCTGTGCTGTTGCCTTTCGAGTTCAACGACCCCAGCTGGGAAACGCGCCGCAAAAACCAGTTCGTGACGGACCTCTACGCCGGGATGCGCCTGGCGCAGGACTCGTTGCAGCGCGAAGGCCGCCCGGTACAGATTTTTGCGTACGATACCGGCGCCGATACGCTGCAGCTCAAGCAGGTGCTGGCTCTGCCGGAACTGGCTTCCATGGATATGCTCATCGGGCCCGTATATAAGTCAGGTTCCAAGATTCTGGCTCGTTACGCCCAGCAAAAGCAGATTGTGTGCGTCAATCCTCTCTCCCAGGACGGCGACCTAGTGCTTGATAATTCCTGGCATTACCTGTTTGAGCCCAGCACGGCTACCCAAGCCCGGCAAGCCGCACAATTCGCCTACACCCGCCTCGGTGGCGCGCGCACAGCCGTAGTGCTCTACGAGGATACAAAGGACGAAGCATCGTTCGGGCAGGCCTATAAGTTGGCCTATGAAGCGCTGGGCGGCCGGGTACTGCAGCTGCGGCGCATCAACTCCGATGTAGATGAATCTCTGGCTGCTGGTTTTGCGGGTCTGGATCTGAAATCTGTCGGCCACTTGGTAGTGGCTTCCGACGCTAAAAAGGCCGGGCCGTATACGCTTGGCCTGCTCAAAGCCCAGGATGCCCGCCCGCCCCTCATCACCTATAGTTCCTGGCTCGACAACAACCGCATCGGGCTGGGCCAGCTGGATGCCCGCGACGTATACTTTGTGCATCCCAAATTCCTCGACAAAACCAATCTGGGTGTGCGGCGCTTCCGCCAGTTGTATATGCAGCGCCAGAACCTACCCCCGTCCGTTTTCGCGTTTACAGGTTTCGAGTTGCTTTACTACTTTGGCTCGCAGTTGCACCAGAACGGCACAGCTTTCCAGCAGAATCTGGCGGCCAGCGGCCCGGTTTCGGGTACCGTATTTCAGGGCATCGGCTACCCCGGCGGCGCCCACGACAACCAGTATGTGCCTCTCACCAAGCTGGAACGGCTGGAAGTGGAAATCCTGAACCCGGTGGGCCTACGCTAG
- a CDS encoding ATP-binding cassette domain-containing protein, which translates to MAESSVPALTPGQRLLRLLASERRDITYLYVYAALAGLINLSLPLGVQSVIGFISSGDVSTSIIVLIGFIVLGTLLVGGLQVMQLYLVEFIQQRLFARLSLDFAVRLPRIRTESLDGQYLPELMNRLLDTPTLQKGISSLLIEFSAAALQILFGLLLLSLYHPVFIAFGLLLIVLLALMIRFTGGEGLSTSLTESKYKYRVVAWLEDVARTVHTFRHPPRQEMALNRTDSLVQGYLTSRQSHFRVLLTQFWGFVAFKTLITAALLIIGCWLLIAKQINIGQFVAAEIVIILTISAVEKVLLKLDVVYDALTSLDKIGHVLDLPVVATNVGSDLPLTTQRTGLRVEVRHLGYQYPGAGKRAVQDVSLVLKAGEHLGLAGSDGSGKTTLLRILSGLLEGYTGVVAFDGLALQDISTEALGRVVGDTISHQNLFEGTLLQNLTLDQPGISPDDVAWALELVGLRDEVYARPLGLSTPLGIGTPLADSSRHKLLLARTLVRRPRLLLLDSFLSSVEPAERLRILKRLLDPAHSWTVLVASNDQRVLSLCTRLALLRDGRIVADGPFEPTSKLPELQALL; encoded by the coding sequence ATGGCTGAATCTTCAGTTCCTGCTCTCACGCCCGGCCAGCGCCTGCTGCGCCTGCTGGCCTCAGAGCGGCGCGATATCACCTACCTCTACGTATACGCGGCCCTGGCTGGCCTCATCAACCTCTCGCTGCCGCTGGGCGTACAGTCCGTTATCGGCTTCATCAGCAGCGGCGACGTGAGTACCTCCATCATTGTGCTGATTGGGTTCATTGTGCTCGGTACACTGCTGGTTGGGGGGCTACAGGTGATGCAGCTCTACTTGGTTGAGTTCATTCAGCAGCGGTTGTTCGCGCGGCTTTCCCTCGATTTTGCCGTGCGCCTACCTCGCATCCGCACCGAGTCGTTGGACGGGCAGTACCTGCCGGAGCTGATGAACCGCCTGCTCGATACGCCTACCCTGCAGAAGGGTATTTCCTCGCTGCTGATTGAGTTTTCGGCCGCCGCGTTGCAGATTTTGTTCGGGCTGCTGCTGCTCTCGCTCTACCATCCGGTCTTCATTGCATTCGGCTTGCTGCTGATTGTGTTGCTGGCCCTGATGATCCGGTTTACGGGTGGCGAAGGCCTGAGCACCAGCCTCACCGAGTCGAAGTATAAATACCGGGTAGTAGCCTGGCTGGAAGACGTGGCCCGCACCGTGCACACGTTCCGCCATCCGCCCCGCCAGGAAATGGCCCTCAACCGCACCGACAGCCTCGTGCAGGGCTACCTCACCTCGCGCCAGAGCCACTTCCGGGTGCTACTCACGCAGTTCTGGGGGTTTGTGGCCTTCAAAACCCTGATTACGGCGGCACTGCTCATCATTGGCTGCTGGTTGCTGATTGCCAAGCAAATCAACATCGGGCAGTTTGTGGCGGCTGAAATCGTTATCATTCTGACCATCTCGGCAGTAGAGAAAGTGCTGCTGAAACTGGACGTGGTATACGACGCGCTTACTTCCCTCGACAAAATCGGGCACGTGCTGGACCTGCCCGTGGTAGCCACCAACGTAGGCTCGGACCTGCCGCTGACTACCCAACGGACCGGGCTCCGGGTGGAAGTGCGCCACTTGGGCTACCAGTATCCGGGCGCGGGCAAACGGGCCGTGCAGGACGTGTCGCTGGTGCTGAAAGCCGGGGAGCACCTCGGCTTGGCCGGTTCCGATGGCTCCGGCAAAACCACTCTACTACGTATTCTGTCTGGGTTGCTGGAAGGCTATACCGGTGTAGTGGCCTTCGATGGGTTGGCGCTGCAGGACATTTCAACGGAAGCCCTGGGCCGCGTTGTCGGCGACACCATCTCGCACCAAAACCTGTTCGAGGGCACGCTGCTGCAGAATCTGACTCTCGACCAGCCCGGCATCAGCCCCGATGACGTGGCCTGGGCCTTGGAACTGGTAGGCCTTCGCGACGAAGTGTATGCCCGCCCACTAGGCCTGAGTACACCGCTGGGCATTGGAACGCCCCTAGCTGATAGCTCGCGCCACAAACTACTGCTGGCCCGCACACTGGTACGCCGCCCGCGCCTACTGCTGCTCGACAGCTTCCTGTCTAGCGTGGAGCCGGCTGAGCGCCTGCGTATTCTGAAGCGCCTGCTGGACCCCGCCCATTCCTGGACTGTGCTGGTAGCTTCCAACGACCAGCGGGTGCTGAGCCTATGCACCCGCTTGGCTCTGCTGCGTGATGGCCGCATTGTGGCCGATGGACCGTTTGAGCCTACTTCAAAGCTGCCAGAGCTGCAGGCCCTGCTCTAA